The DNA window TGTCTGGGAGCCGGAAGAGGACGTCTACTGGGGTTCTGAGAACAAGTGGCTGGATGACAAACGCTACTCCGGCGAGCGGAACCTCGAAAATCCGCTCGCAGCCGTGCAGATGGGGCTGATCTACGTCAATCCGGAAGGCCCGGACGGCAAACCGGATCCGATCGCGGCGGCCGGGGATATCCGCGAGACATTCGCCCGCATGGCCATGAACGACGAAGAGACGGTTGCGCTCATCGCCGGCGGCCACAGTTTCGGTAAAACCCACGGCGCCGGCCCTGCGTCCCATGTGGGACCAGAGCCCGAAGCGGCCGGCATCGAGGAGCAGGGCCTCGGCTGGAAGAGCAGCTTCGGCACCGGCAAAGGCGGCGACACGATCGGCAGCGGCCTCGAAGTCACCTGGACCAACACGCCCACGAAGTGGAGCAACAACTTCTTCCGGATCCTCTTCAGCTACGAATGGGAACTGACGAAGAGCCCGGCAGGTGCATACCAGTGGAAGCCGAAGGGCGACGCAGGCGCCGGCACGATTCCAGATGCCCATGACCCGTCGAAAAAACACGCTCCGACCATGCTGACCACTGACCTTTCCCTGAGGTTCGACCCCGCCTACGAAAAGATTTCACGGCATTTCTATGAGCACCCGGACCAGCTCGCGGACGCATTCGCCCGGGCGTGGTTCAAGCTGACGCACCGCGACATGGGTCCGCGTGCACGCTATCTCGGTCCGGAGGTTCCCGCCGAAGAGCTCATCTGGCAGGACCCCATCCCTGCCGTCAATCACAAACTGATCGATGCACAGGACATCCTTTTCCTCAAGGGCAAGATCCTGGCTTCCGGCCTGTCTGTTTCGGAGTTGGTTTCGACCGCCTGGGCATCGGCGTCCACCTTCCGTGGCTCCGACAAGCGCGGAGGTGCCAACGGTGCCCGCATTTGTCTGGCGCCGCAGAAGGATTGGGACGTCAACCAGCCGGCCCAGCTGGCCAGGGTTCTCAAGACGCTGGAGGGTATCCAGGACGATTTCAACAGCGCGGCATCTGGCGGCAAGAGAGTCTCGCTTGCGGACCTGATCGTTCTGGCTGGCTGTGCGGGCGTCGAGCAGGCTGCGAAGAAGGCCGGTCACGAGGTGACGGTTCCTTTCACGCCGGGACGCATGGATGCTTCGCAGGAGCAGACCGATGTGATCTCCTTCGCCGTGCTCGAGCCGAAGGCGGACGGCTTCCGCAATTACCAGAAGACCCGCTACACCGTATCGGCCGAGGAGTTGCTGATTGATAAGGCGCACCTGCTGACCCTGACCGCACCCGAAATGACGGTGCTCGTTGGCGGCATGCGTGTGCTGAACACCAACTTCGGCCAGACTCGGCATGGTGTGTTTACCAGGAAGCCGGAAGCGCTCACCAACGACTTCTTCGTGAACC is part of the Methanosphaerula palustris E1-9c genome and encodes:
- the katG gene encoding catalase/peroxidase HPI, whose product is MTDDSNCPVTGGTNKQAAGGGMSNRDWWPNQLNLKVLHQHSPLSNPMGEEFNYAEEFKKLDLAAVKKDLQALMTDSQDWWPADFGHYGPLFIRMAWHSAGTYRTGDGRGGAGAGQQRFPPLNSWPDNVNLDKARRLLWPIKQKYGRKISWGDLMVLAGNVALESMGFRTFGFGGGREDVWEPEEDVYWGSENKWLDDKRYSGERNLENPLAAVQMGLIYVNPEGPDGKPDPIAAAGDIRETFARMAMNDEETVALIAGGHSFGKTHGAGPASHVGPEPEAAGIEEQGLGWKSSFGTGKGGDTIGSGLEVTWTNTPTKWSNNFFRILFSYEWELTKSPAGAYQWKPKGDAGAGTIPDAHDPSKKHAPTMLTTDLSLRFDPAYEKISRHFYEHPDQLADAFARAWFKLTHRDMGPRARYLGPEVPAEELIWQDPIPAVNHKLIDAQDILFLKGKILASGLSVSELVSTAWASASTFRGSDKRGGANGARICLAPQKDWDVNQPAQLARVLKTLEGIQDDFNSAASGGKRVSLADLIVLAGCAGVEQAAKKAGHEVTVPFTPGRMDASQEQTDVISFAVLEPKADGFRNYQKTRYTVSAEELLIDKAHLLTLTAPEMTVLVGGMRVLNTNFGQTRHGVFTRKPEALTNDFFVNLLDMGTEWKAVSNARDLFEGHDRTTGEVTWTGTRVDLIFGSNSQLRALAEVYGSADAQEKFVQDFVAAWTKVMNLDRFDLARS